In Cardiocondyla obscurior isolate alpha-2009 linkage group LG07, Cobs3.1, whole genome shotgun sequence, the DNA window TGACGGTGCTTTCGCATTGGTGAATATGCAGAATGGAGCGACGTTATTCAGCTCAAGTTCGCGCCGTCGCGAAGAATGATTGCGCCGCCTACGATCCTtcttttaagatatttttatgaaagttATAATTATCGAGGGAACGAGGAGCTAATCGAGCGAGCATTGTTTCCTTCATGTGATTAAGACGTCACTTCTGCGCTAAAATTATTCCTACTCTTACTTCTCGTCCTGGAAAATCCTTCCGAGTTTCGCGCGtaagtgtaatttaatttttaatcgtctcCACGTTTCTCCGAAACGTTAAGAAAAGTTTCAAGAACGTCTGCAATAAATCTTTTCAAAGTGAATGCTTTATCTTGTCAGAGCGAGCCTCCTTGCGAATGACTATTACATAAACATAAAAGCTGCACGCGGATGCAAAAACTGTCGCAGAAATATTCTATAAGAGTCGCGTATTGCATAAACTCGTGTTCAACGATATCCTATCGCGTGataagtatatttatataaattgcagAAAATTATGCGTCATTTGCATTACGAACCCTGATAACACTCTATACAATgctatctaattaaataagtaaaaagaaaaaaaaatatatatatatatctgaaataatatataaataatatacgttTACAGTGTATTTGTAAAACGtttgcgaataattaaaaacatcaTATAATTGTCAGTTAAATAATCTAATATGTTAATTTCAAatgttcaataaataaatttaataaaagtacacGAGATGTTTTATGAAAGTAGGTAAATGGTGGAAAACGTTCGGAAACGCGTGAAACGGGCGTTCTTCAAAATAATAGTCGGCAACACGTGCTCGATTTGCGAAAACCACGGCTTCACTTTCAAGCGTCGCCGCGATCGAGAACGGAGCTATGTCAGAAAACGTTGCTAGCTAAAGATGGTCGTGGACCTTGCTCCAGTTTACGGAAACAAAACGGCGAATTCTCTCGCCCTAGATACACGGTCAGGGAAACGGAGAGGTCTCGTCATACGTCCCCCGGTTAAGTTTTCTTATTGCCAGCGAGAGAAAAAGTCGAATTACATTCAAGTGACTCTTcggaaaaaattataaaaaaaaaaaaaaaacttgcaacgtaacgttaaattaaaatagttagAAATTAGACAAACGCTAATTGTACAacgatgtaattaaattatctttagtACGTAATACTGTGAATTGACAATTTTGAGATTAATAATGCTCCTTGAAAATGTTTCAAATGAAAATTGttaagtataattatttagcactttacttttgttttattccAATTTATGTTTGATAATGCATGTGTGCGTGAAGCCTTAATTACAATCGTTAGAACTTCCAGCTTTTATTGCGTGCACGTGGATATCACAGAATTTGTTCGTAAATGTCACATGCCTCGTTATGTCTCCCCTTGTAAAACTAACCATCGAGATACAAACAGAGTGATTGTGCAATTACTTTACAACTCCCGTTTTATGAAGTACTCATAAATTGTTCAGGCTCCttttcgtaaataattaattctgcttttctttctcgatCAGTTTTAAATACTAATGTCCGAATTGATCGATCGATAGATAAAAAGTAATGTCGCTATTTTCCTGTTTCTTGCTTAATTTAGTAAATGGAGAAACGATTTCTCGCTGACGTTGCTcgaaatttttaacgattctCAGCCTTCGCATACTAATCGACGATTCGATGAATCTAAATCATTTATACATTCCGCGATTCTCTTACGCGAAGCTAAGATCGTCgattgaaagaaatttattatatcgacGAATTTCTCGAAACGTTCAGGGAAtactttcgttttttttttccttttttttttgcgcgcgcaAATACGAGTGTCGACGTTTAAACGATTATCCGCGGAAATTTCGCAGCGACCGTGAACTAGGTCCTGACGATTCGAGTCCCGGTGGCCGCTGCAGTTGTCCTTGCGCTCGGTGACCCAGTTTTGCAGGGATCGGGAGATTCCCTCCCAGGTGTACCGCTAAGATACGTGTCAAGGTCCGCCGTTCGCATCACGCGGCACACGCGACGTCAGGAATCTCGTGAGTCCAGCTCGGGGGGAAAACTCGACGAAAGCCGTCAATGAAACGTCCGATAGAGACTCGCTGGGGACCTCACCGGGGAATTTTCTACAACTGCCGAATACGAGCCTCTCGAAATAGCATCGGGTAGGGCTTACCGTTACTTTCGCGGCGCGTAACGTTCGGTACTCGCCTCGGACGCGCCACGCGAGCGACGCCCGTTGAAGCGGAAGGGGCGCGGTGACGGTAACGTAATACCGGATAATCAGCCTGAAAACTGTACACTCGTCACGGCGCAAACGAGCACGGCATTAATCCTTCACATGGAGGAGCGGCGGTTGTTGTGTAAATCCCGAGTGCGCGCCAACGTGAGGAGAATACAAGATTAACTCGTTCCGCGAAACCAGATGAGCGTCGTGGATTACGTATATATCGCGGGAATTAGtaatttatcgtaattttcCCGTAACTTCGCGCGGAGGGTGACGTCGACGTATGCGCACCCAAGTATTCGGAGCGTTAATGGGATATCGTTATCGTCCGCTGTATCGAGATTGAACGGGAGCGTGTCGGGCGCCCGCGCGAGTAGTCGGTATCAACGATAAGTACTCACCTAGGCCAGGTATAGACGCCGGACACCTCGAAGCCGAAATGCCAACTGCCGGAGTAGGCACCCTGACCCTTGGGCCCGGTGCACACGCCGTGCCCGTGGGCCTTCCCGTCCTCCCAGCCTCCGCAGTAGGTCCCGCCGTCGTCGAAGTCGAATCTGCCCCCGTTAACTTGGGCGCGATTAGAGGTGGTACCGGTCGCGCCAGGTTGCGCCGGACTTATACCACCTGTTTGCGGCAATTGGGCGCCCCCTGCCACCCCGTTCGGTGCCCCGGACGGCTGCTGGCCGGAGTGCGGTTGCTGCTGCATCTTTTGCAGTTACCGCAGGCACTGTTCGTTCGTTTTCAcgcctttctctcttccgccTTCTCCTCCTACCACTGCTCTTCGGCACCTTCGTTTCCCTCGTCCTCGTCTTCGTTTTGATCGTTATCGTCGTCGTGATCGTGCTCGTGCTCGCTCGTCAGCAATGTCTGCGAGCGCCTAGCTCTGTATACCACTCCATTCTTCGCCACCTTTTCTTCCGACGTCGTCGTAGTCCTCGTCGCCGTTCTCGCCGTCGCCTTCTCACGCACGCCTCCACCGGGTCTCTACAATGGCACCGGATAATCGAGCGTTGATCCGCCGTAACGATCGCGCGTTTACCGTCGACGTTGTTACGAGACGTGGCGGGGTACGAGCGGTACACGGCGACGAAACTCTTGCCTTACGGAGAAGATCAGATCAAACCCCCcccgcgagcgcgcgcgcgcgcgcgcgttctcggATCCGAGACGTTTCGAATCCTCAAGGCGCGCCTGTCATCGCGACGCAGTCGCGCACGAGAAAATCCGGACGTGAGAAAAGAATCAGCGAGTCTCGCGTCGGAGCCccggatttaattttagtacAACTTCGAAGAACCGAACGTGCGAGAGCGCGCAAACGTGACGAGCGAGCGGATTTACGTCTCTCGATCTCGAGCGTTACACGtctttcccccctcccctccctctctctctctttttctctctctcgtccgGTACTAGGTGATCGAGAGAGGCTGAGAGTCTCGTCACGGCCTTGACAAGTCTCGATTTCGCGAACCGATACTTCGGATGCAAGATCTACTCTCTCGTGCACTTGCTATTCTTCGTCTCTCGCTCTCATCTTCGAATCCCCCGCTTCCATCCGCCGTCGCTATCGCGAAACGGAACACCTCGCCGTGCTATCACCCCGGCCGGTCTATCTCTCACTCATTCGCACCCAACCGCACATGTACACGCACGTGATCGCCCGTGCTCGCGGGTCAACGGGATCGGGAATTGGCGGCGCTCGTTGCGGAATCGTGAGATGCATCTGGCACCATGCACACGGCACTCGGCGACTTTTCGGACGTGACGGCGATCCACCCGCGGGGTGATCGCGAGAACCCGGCTGAGATCGCGCGCGTGCGGTACCGGGGTTCCCTTCGAAATTGTCGAAACTAGAGGCAACGAGCCCGACGGAGTCGCGGTTTCGCTGTCCGCCTGACGTCGTTACGCAACGCTTCTATAAGCATCCGTGATCCGCTCGGAATGtgcttctctctccctctctttctctctctctttctctctctctctcgctcgctcgctcacactatctcgctctctttctctccctcgttcttactctcgctctctttctctccttcttcctTACTCTCGccctctttctctatctcgaTGCAGCCTCCGCCTCTTCTCTCCCGCACGATCCTCTTGGTCTTTTCGGCAATTCCTCCGCACGAAAgctcctctctctttcgatCCGGCGCTTTCTTCGGGAAACGAGGACCCGATCGGGTTCTCACCGGTGAGTCACCCCCACGGGGAGATCTACCTACGGCGGCACGGTCGATGACTAAGATCCACGAGATCCGGGCCCAACGATGAGACCGCGGCGGGCACTGAGTCTATCTCGAGAGACGGGCCGCGAGGAGGAAGCTGGACGGGAAGGCGTACGCAAAACGCGGAGCCGCGCTCTCGATTACGCTTATACGCGAAACCCGTGCGTACGTACGCACGTACACGCGCACAACGCGATGGgggcacacgcacacacgtggACGTCtggcacgcgcgcgcgcgcgcgggcgcgcttCTTCACGTTGACGGCGGCGGACGGTGCGGTTCTATCTCGGCGCGCAACATCGGCAGCAACGGCACCGACGTTAGCATCATCGTCAGCATCCGCACGGGTGAAGGCTCGGTCGCGCCGGTGCGCCGGTCCGTACGTACGTCCATCCGTCCGCCCGTACGTACGTCCGCTCTAGCTCGCGCTAGAGCGGTGCCGCGCGCGCTCTAGCCTCGAGAGGTTCGGCTAGCTGGCTAGGAGCATCTATTTTTACCATGGGGTAGCGAATTGTTCCCCACGCGAGGCACGGCCGCGGCGGCTGCACGAGGCGGCAGCTCCGTCGACTTCGAGCGGCTCGAGCCAACGCGAACCGGGTACGGACCAATTTATAAATAGTTGGAGTTCTCGCACCGCCGCGGAAAATCATCCGCGAGGATTCGCGGAACGCGGATCGCGGTGAGAGAGCGGCCGGTCGGTTCCCCGGCACTTCCGGAGCGCCGGCcagcgccgcgcgcgcgagagaaggaTCATGATGCCGAAAGCCACTCGCGGAGGAGAGACCGGCCGGGTGCTCCATTTGCGAGATGTGCTTCCTTGAACGGGCGAGGGAGCACGAGTGCGTCGGGGCTGACAGAGTTTTGACGGGCTGGGCTAACGGCTCACGCCGCGGCGGAGGACACCCCGGGTTTCCCTTATGTGCGATACAGGGAAAAGTAGGATGAAATAGAAACGAAAGATACGACACGGGCGGTACGCGGCCGTCAGCGAATGTGTGCCTATAGACTGCGGTCTTTGTAAGGCTGCATTTTTAATGGAGCGCGCGTAGCGACGCGATATCGGTCAGTTACTCCCCCGCGAGTACGCGAGATAAGAACTAGGTAGGCACCGAGGGTGGCCCTCGTAGGGGGTGCCCGGAGAGGAGGGCGGAGACGCTGAAAGCCGGGGCGAGTTAGAGTCGATGATCCGTACAAGTCTGACGTTACAGCGAGGCTCGCTACGCTCTATTGACGGCAAACGAACGGCCAGGATGACGAGGCGGGGGACGCGCCGTTATTTATCGACGCgtgcctttcttttttataacgtaAATCAATTAATCGATGTGACTGCTATTAATAATGACGGTAACGAAAAGTGACGGCCGAGCCGCTCGTCGGTTGCACGGAGAAGAGAGAAGCTTCCCACCCCCTCTCACTCACACACACTtgctctctctttatctctttatCTACCTATCTATATGTCTATCACCCTTTTGCTTTTGGACGAGATGGTTACGGCGAGTAATCTTGAGAAAAGCGACGCTGTTGAGATCCTAACTATCGCTGCTTTTCGCGCGAACGATCTGCTACCTGAAAAGGTGACGAAAACTGTGCCAGCGGAGACGATCTCGGCGAGTGGCACAACCTGTCTGTTTATCGCATGGCGGCACATGATGGCACGGTGAGGCCAGATCGCCGACAGACGAATAcaataaaaagagaagaggcGCGACCCACCGTCGTTACGACGAAGCGTTTAACGTGTCTTTAGTCAAAACGATTATGCGTCTCCAAACGGAGGTTAATTGTTTTCTACGACGATACGAGCGTTATTTGATTGCCACAGAACGATGTATGATGTAAAAAATGGagcattgttttttttttttttttttgtatttaataaatttaataaacgatacTTGAATTCGAACgagcttttcttttcttgtccCCGTCTAGCGCGTTTAAGCGATTTGTGCCGCTCCGGCGGACTCTCGTTTCGCGAATGTATTAAGACGTCGAGATTTCCGCGTCGAGGAATCCCGTCGAAATAGAGCAGACCCGCTCGAAACGAGAGCGTGTTCCAGATTCGATTAGGGCTCCCCGTCGGCGAGCGAGAAATCGGATCCTCAATTAAAAGTttcacgttttctttttcctttcacACGTTTACCCTTCGCTCCTCACGCGCTCCACTCAATTGCGCAATGTAATTAACTCAAATTTCATAGgcggaaaaaatataaagagaagaaaaaaaaaaaaagaaacaaaaagaaaccaagaaaaaaaaaaaatgtaattgaaaaCGAAGTGGTTGCGAGTTTTCGTTTGAACATTATATATAGCTACCTTCGAAAATCTCAGAACGTTCCCCAGGGCAACAAACGCACATTCGAATTTCACGAAAGCTTCAAGTCGGACGTTTCCCGAGGTCGGAGCACAAGCGACAAACCCGCGTCCCCGTGCCCGATCACTGATTGAATAATAACCAGCTCGTTCTCGCGAATGACATCGCGTGCATCCATGATATACGCAATAAATTCACTTTCGTCACCCGCACCCCGATCTACTTGCGGCTCACGTAGGTGGTAACGCGGCGTCGTCGTCAGCTCGCGCGGGCAGGGCCCGATTCGCGCGGATGCTGCGACGACGTCACCCGCCGGCGCGATCGCCCGTTCACGGGGATCGCTCCCGCGAGAATCTACACGCGGCGAGTAAGACGCATATGACCGCACCAGCCTCGGGCTCGAGCACACTTCCGGGCGATCGATCCGGCTCGGTCCGAGTAACACGTGCGACGTACAGCGCGCCGGCGGCGTCGCCTCGCACCCTCAtccttcttcgtttttttcaGACCTTCGCCGAACGCACGTGCACCCCCGGGGATCCCCCGCGTCTTCCCCGCACGCGCTCGTCGAACGGCGATCAGCCGAGGGTGCACGCGGGGACGGTTATCCGCGCGGTAGAGACGGGCCGCTTTTCGGGCTAATCGCGTGCACCGGTTTTTTCGTAGCCGAGTGACTTCACCGATGATGGCAACAGCCGCACGCAAATGCACGGGGCGTCCCTATTTCTAATATGTGTCACGAGGACAACGGCTTCCACACGCACATGTATCGAGCGGCGCGCACGTTATCCTTCCATCGTCGCGGCTCGCATCGGCAAATCTCGTCTGCACGATCGCTTCGACACGTTCCGCGCGTAATCAACGGCACGTTTACTGCTAACGACGTCCCGACGTTGTTTAAATCGAcgaattctctcttttttttttttccgggtTAGGGGGGAGGCGGAGGAGCGGGGCGGAAGGGGGTGAGATTTTTATCGACACGTGCGCGAACACGGGTTGATCCTCCGCGTGCGCGATTCCGTCTCGCTCTTCGCGTGTCCGCGCGACATCCGTCACTGGGAGAGGAGGCTGGTACCAAAACGGACGACGAGTCGTCCGCGACCGGCCGGTCCTCCCGTTGCGACGTCGACGTTTCTCTTCGTTTTCGCGACCGCGCGCGTATCTCATCGCGGATCCCGTTCTCCGCcacgtcgtcgtcctcgtcgtcgctTCCGCCGTCGGTGTTTCACCTTTTTACTCGCGAATACGCGAAAGATCTTCCCCTGGCGACGTCGACGCACGCACCGTGCTTACGGGAATGTGCGTGAGGTCAGGGTGGCATGATTACGACTATCAGTCTCGCAGTGCGCCGCCGCTGGCGATGGCCGCACCGCCACCTCCGCCGCCTTCGCCACCGTCGCCGACGCCGCTGCCGTGGGGTCGCGCCGCCGCGATAAcgccggcgtcgcgacgcctgGCGTCGCCGCGTCGGCGGCGAAGCTCGCGTCCGCACCGCATCGCGACGCCCCGACGCGGCGGTCGCGCGAGAGCGATCGACGAAAGCTTTCTCCGATCGTGAACCGATAATTCGCCGTTTATCAAGCTTGAGTgaaacgaattattttatcatactTCTAGAAATAAGCCACCtgcgttttttttcccttttcttttttttaatctcccTTAAATTTCCGTGATAATATGAAGTTGCTCGATGGACTTTCCGTTATATCGACAGCTGGTTAAGAAACGATCACctactatttataaaaagtttaagtTGCTGTCTTGACGTACAGATGGTCTCTGATTTACGATAGATTGAAAACGTGGAATGATTATtccgaaatattaattttttttaagttttctttACCGGATCATATTGAATATCGTTTCGTATTTTTGCGCCCCATCGAAttcagaaaatttatttaacgttattttcttAAGATGCATTTTTAGTTTACGATTTTTTCGACTTACGATAAAAACTCTGGTGGGAACCATCTGTAAGAGAAGACGCGGGTAATAGGATACTTCAACATTATAGTAGAACTATTCGCAATCGAGTTAAATCCGACGGTATCTGCATTCGGTCTGGCGAGTATCATCGGAACAAGTAAACTTCTTGTTTGCGAAatctagtaaaaaaaaagaaaaaaaaatccattgTTTTACGTGAgacgtttattattttcgctATTTAGATTGTGGAAGTCAATGAGAGTGACGTATTATAACATTCTGTTTGAAACATCTAGATATTAGAAAGCTCAAGCATGATGAAATACGTTATGAAGATGAAATACAGAAAGTTATGATacgtaattgatttttaataaatccgGTTTCTAGTATCAAGTTTCGTGATGGGATATAGGTCAATGTAAACACGTAGCATTGATAAGTAGCGGCGTATAACACAGCGATTGTGATTAAGCACTTTAGTACGATTAACGCGCGAGCCTCGAAGAACGCGCGTGAAAATCTGGCCATTATCACGGACGAGGCAAAAATGCAGGCTCCCGatcgcttttttttcgcaattgtTTGACGAAAGTGCGACGCGCGGACGTACGATTAGTTACTAAAGTCGTTATCGgcgcgtgaaagaaaaaaaaaaataaaactccaAGCACAATCGTCAATCTGCATTCTCGCGCGATGCAGAGTTACACGCGTATATAGCGCCGCGACATTGAAATTTTCCCCGTTAttgtttattttctcttaCAAAGAGAACAGTGCGAGGGAGCGAGCTATCGGACTGTTTGGAATTTCCACGGGCGATTATTGCATCTTGCCGGAAGAATCGAATCAACAATTTTACGAGCTGGTAAGACTCACGATCGCGGCGTACAAATGCGTTCTCCGACAATTTGATTCTCTCGGaagacagaaagaaaaaaaaaaaaaagaaaagaatgtcgttaattttctttttcttttttttacttggctTTTTGTCTTCCCTCTCGTGATAGTTTTccaaataagaaaagaatgcGAATTACTATTTAAGTAGCGACTAATTCCTGCATGGATTATTATAATCAGTTCTTATTCCCGAGCAAAGCCTTCGGCTGCCATGGCGATGCGTGACCAAGAAGATACTACTTCGTGTGTGCACGCGTCAGGTTTCAACCGGTAATAGAATTACTCTCCTTTCTCGCGAGAATTGATTTCTGTTCGCGGTTCTCGGTGTATCAGTGTTACGATGTCCCTTGACAGGCAACATCAGCAGAAACGCTCGCCCTCGTAGGTGAATTTAGAGTGCAATGAGTTTATTTTCCAAATATCAAGTGTTGGAGACTGTATATTTAAACGGAAGCGCGAGCTTATACGTAGGATCCCTCGTACCGTAATCGATGCAATCGATACTTCCGGTGTTACCGCGATTGTATTTTTCAGCCGTCACtattcatttttgtaaaataatgtaatctCAACTGTGCACTTGTTCACAATTTTCTGCTACTGCAAATATTCCTTTACCGTATCACTCTTTGCTGATAAAAATGCAATCATTGTATTTTTGGATACGTCAATGTGAGCAAAACAAACGTGTGTTAGTGTCAGAATAGAaagagaaatgtaaaataaaagtaacaaaaaacaaaaaaacaaaaattattttactcgcCATAACATGCTGTTATTCGATTTATTACGATACGTAATATTACGTCTCCTAAACGTTAAAGCGAAGAATCtagttttaatttagttttattaaatgttccccgtgtttatttattttaactttaatttcaataatttttttttcttttttttttcaaattgaaaTTTCTAGTTTGCGAAACAGCAGAATAACGTGCGACGTATTACAATAACACGATATTTGTGCATATAAAGTTAAAACGTATATACGCGAATATTGTAATactctaaaaaatatttaaaaaaaaatatacatatatatacatcacaattaataattctaataaaaaaaaatgttaaagaaaaagcaaaatgtattttgtttTGCAGAGCGAGTGTTTCTCGGACCCACAGTATGGATCTCCTGAGTCTGGCTGTCCGCTCCCTCGAATTAGGAGACGTGAAGTCGCCGAGGGAGAACTACTTGCAGGTTGAGCGTGACGATGTTTCGGAGAGGAATGATATCATCGGGGAGCGAGGATGCAGGCTGCGGAAAAAGTCGCGGGACGAGCCGCGGACGATCAATTTGGCCGAGGTTGCCTGGCACGACACGCCCGACGACTGCTGGCTCGTCATCTACGATTACGTCTACGACTGCACGGAATTCTTGAAGGGTCACCCGGGCGGCCAGGACGTCCTCCTGGAATACGCCGGACGGGACGCGACTCTGGCATTTATTGGCACCGGTCACTCCGCCGTAGCTAGAGCGACTCTGGAGAGGTATAAAATTGGCGAACTGCCGCCGAAAGAGCGGCTCTTCCGCACCTCCAACGGTTTGAAAGTCTCGGGATTCTAGTTCGACTCGAATCGTCGAAGCTCGTCACTGTCGTTGATCGGTAAATATTGaattctgtaaaataataattggcGTAAACGACACGTTGAGAGCTCACGCGGATGGTCCGACGTAAGCCAGACACATATCTTGCCGTCACTTACGACGGGATAAGAATGCACGAGAAAGAGATACAAGAAAAGAATGatttgtttcaaaaatatttatacgagTACTtaagataattcttttttttcttttttttttttatctttataaagtcattgcttaattttctttaatatgattgacgaaagaaagaaatcaatACGTTGCTTGTAGCAATAGGTCGACCTGTTCCCGCGCATAATAATCGTTTTGCTTTCTCTATAACGATTTCTTTCTTGCACATTactgtaaaaagaaaacagcTACGTGACGACGTAACTCGTTGGCTTGTAACAATAATCGcaagaaaagtaatttaattttttttccccagtATTTGAGCTCGATACATTCGTTATTTCAGTAATGTGAAATGCAAACCATTGTAGAATattaatctatattttttttttctttttttaagtaacactcagtttttatttattccatcTAGCTTGTAATCAGATTAAGCGGTTTGGAATTCCTTTTTAGTTTTCGCGTATGCAGATATattgaaaatgcaaaaaaaaaaaaaaaatgaataaataaaataagaagcCTGCTAAATTATACGAAGAGAACGTGATGTCGAATATCGTGTCATACGATCGCTGCAATTGCAAAGCATTTTGTGCAACATTGTTGTTATTAAACTTCGAAGCTCATCGCTTAACAGGTCAAGCGCAAAACGATAACGTTGACTTTTATTCGCGCAAACAAGCCACGCCTCGAATATGATTAATTGCATTTGTGTAATTTACCTCGAGTTACCATTGTATCGTACAATTTTTGTCTACGATCTAAATTATTCGGCGCAGATTAATACGGCGATTGTTTCTACGTCGCGTACTACTACGTACCGATT includes these proteins:
- the LOC139103852 gene encoding cytochrome b5; translated protein: MDLLSLAVRSLELGDVKSPRENYLQVERDDVSERNDIIGERGCRLRKKSRDEPRTINLAEVAWHDTPDDCWLVIYDYVYDCTEFLKGHPGGQDVLLEYAGRDATLAFIGTGHSAVARATLERYKIGELPPKERLFRTSNGLKVSGF